Sequence from the Corallococcus sp. EGB genome:
GCCGCCTGCGTGGATGAACTCGGAGTCGCCCGCGTCCAGGTAGATGCGCGTCCAGCGGCGGCTGTGCTCGCGCCACGCGTCGAACAGGCGGCCCTGGCTCCACATCACCGTGGGCGACAGCGCGCCGATGCGTCCGAACACCTGCGGGAACTTCCACCCCAGGTACAGCGAGATGAGCCCGCCCAGCGACGAGCCCATCGCGCCGGTCCACTCGCTGCCCTGGCGCGTGCGGTACGTCCGGTCGATGTATGGCTTGAGCTCCTCCACGAGGAAGCGCCCGTAGGCCTCGCCACGCGCGGACACGCCGTTGCGCGGCTCGTCCCACGGCGAGTACTCCTGGAAGCGGCCGGGACCGGAGTCCACCGCGACGATGATCCACGGCTCCATCCGCCCCGCCTGGACGTTCTCCTCCGCGACGCGGTTGGCGCACCACGTGTCGAAGACGGCGGACTCCGGATGCGCGAAGACGTTCTGCCCGTCGTGCATGTAGAGCACCGGGAAGCGGTGGGTCTGCCAGGCGTCGTAGGAGTCCGGCGTGTAGATGCGGACGGTGCGGTTGAACCCCTCCTGGGGAGAGGGGAAGTGGCGAAGGATGTGGACGTAGCCCATGCGCTGTTTCTGGGGCCGGACGGGGCCGGCCTCGCGAAGATGTGGCCGCAGCATAGCCGCACCGGCCCACGCCCACGTGACGCACGCGAGACCGCCGTCCCTCGCCTGGACCCCGAGTCCCGAGAAGGGATGGGCCCCATGTCGTGACTTCTCTGTAGGGAAGGGTGGTCCCGCTCGTGCAGAGGGCCCGCCGCGTGCGTTCCGTCCTCGTCTGCGTGTGGCTGTTCCTGCTGGGGGTGCCCTTCACGGTGCTCGCCGCGTCCTATGAGGTCGACCCCGAGGACACGGGGGAGCAGGCACTCTTCGCGTTGAGGGAGGACGGCGCCATCACTGCGGAGACGCTGTCCGCGCTGCTGGTGCTGCGGCGCTCGGGCGTGGATCCGGCGCATGCGTCGCGCGCCGGGCTGTATGCCTTGCCGGGACTGACGTACGCGCGCGTGGATGGGGTCGCGGCTTCTGGAGGGCTGACTCCGGAGGAGCGGCGACGGCTGGCCCCCTTCCTGACGACCTCGGCGCCGGAGCGGGTGACGGGGGATGCGAGGCTTTTGACGGCATTCGCCGCGTCGGAGCCGGTGCTGCCTCCACTGGCGCTCCAGGTGCGCGTCGCGGGTCCCCAGGGCTGGCGCGTGGGACTGCTCACTTCGCTGACGCGGCGACGGTTGGGCGCGGTGCATCGGGATGCGAACCGGCGGGCGCTGGTGGCGGAGGCGCCCGGTGTGTCGGTGGTCGTGCCCAAGTTCCACGGTCAGTGGACGGGCGAGCGGGCTTCCGTGCTGGTGGGCTCATACCGGCTGGGCTTCGGTCAGCGCCTCACGTTGGACA
This genomic interval carries:
- a CDS encoding alpha/beta hydrolase; translation: MGYVHILRHFPSPQEGFNRTVRIYTPDSYDAWQTHRFPVLYMHDGQNVFAHPESAVFDTWCANRVAEENVQAGRMEPWIIVAVDSGPGRFQEYSPWDEPRNGVSARGEAYGRFLVEELKPYIDRTYRTRQGSEWTGAMGSSLGGLISLYLGWKFPQVFGRIGALSPTVMWSQGRLFDAWREHSRRWTRIYLDAGDSEFIHAGGLPLNYGQGTRDFFQHLKRLGYADHEVSLVLEPGGEHHEKDWQRRLPAAMQWLLG